A region of Streptomyces sp. NBC_01267 DNA encodes the following proteins:
- a CDS encoding AIM24 family protein, giving the protein MKSDLFQTENMAQQATAPGMTLQNAKSIKYAVNGDMLARQGAMIAFRGNLQFERKGQGIGGLLKRAVTGEGLPLMSVTGQGEAWFAHEAANCFIVDVEQGDQLTINGRNVLCFDSTLSYEIKTVKGSGIAGGGLFNSLFSGYGKLGLICEGNPIVIPVTPQQPVYVDTDAVVGWSAHLQTSLHRSQSIGSMIRGGSGEAVQLMLQGEGFVIVRPSEAKPEKMQQH; this is encoded by the coding sequence ATGAAGAGCGATCTTTTCCAGACCGAGAACATGGCGCAGCAGGCGACCGCCCCCGGGATGACCCTGCAGAACGCCAAATCGATCAAGTACGCCGTCAACGGTGACATGCTCGCGCGGCAGGGCGCGATGATCGCCTTCCGCGGGAACCTGCAGTTCGAACGCAAGGGCCAGGGCATCGGCGGGCTCCTCAAGCGCGCCGTCACCGGCGAGGGGCTGCCCCTGATGTCCGTCACCGGCCAGGGCGAGGCGTGGTTCGCGCACGAGGCGGCGAACTGCTTCATCGTCGACGTCGAGCAGGGCGACCAGTTGACCATCAACGGCCGCAACGTCCTGTGCTTCGACTCCACGCTCTCGTACGAGATCAAGACGGTGAAGGGCTCCGGCATCGCCGGCGGCGGGCTCTTCAACAGCCTCTTCAGCGGATACGGCAAACTCGGCCTGATCTGCGAGGGCAACCCCATAGTCATCCCCGTCACCCCGCAGCAGCCGGTGTACGTCGACACCGACGCGGTCGTCGGCTGGTCCGCGCATCTCCAGACCTCGCTGCACCGCTCGCAGTCGATAGGTTCCATGATCCGCGGCGGCTCCGGCGAGGCCGTCCAACTGATGCTCCAGGGCGAGGGGTTCGTGATCGTCAGGCCCAGCGAGGCCAAGCCGGAGAAGATGCAGCAGCATTGA